The Bactrocera dorsalis isolate Fly_Bdor chromosome 2, ASM2337382v1, whole genome shotgun sequence region attattatttaatgttttttcattTACGATATTACCGAGGCCaatatttaaaagagataatcttcaaaaaatatatgccaaaaaatgttctttcgaatgataataaacattcaccATTAAATTTGGAGTTTCTgtcttttctttaaaaaagtagggaacctcgaaatggatcccCCTTTATATGAACAATTGTATTTTTCTATTCTGTGTGATAACGCTAACAACAACTCCCTGTTTATTGTGAAAAGTAAACGTATTGGATATTGGATCCAACACAGATGATTAGcgtaaaaaattgaatttgttttgaATTAACTAATACTATATTATCAACAAAATAAtggttttaatgattttttttcgattaccataatcagataaaattttattacgGTTAATTATCATTCATATATACCTTCATAAATGTACCATATTGCACTTTGCAAACGACCTTTGGAATACATGTACAAAACCAACAACTGAGATATTGAACAATTTGAGTCATAATGCTCAAGTGTAAAAGCATTTAAAACTAGGCGAAGGAGAGTTGCAAAGAGAAAGATCTCATTTGTACTCTGTCCAAATTAGCTgataaagcaaaatatatttgataatcGAAACAATTAAACTTACCAAAATCTAATCTACCTCAAATGTATTGCGCCCACATAAAACACAAAGTAAAAAAGAGAGACTTCCGCATTGCCTACAATTGAGCTGGAATTAGTTTGTACATCAGCCGTAGTGCGAAAAGTTTACATACGGATCTACACTCAACAAGAAACAATAGTTTCTCACTAGAACCGTTTATATACGAAATGAATTTTATATTGCGATTCATTGTTTTCCTCCTTGATCCTTCGGGTTTAGGGCGGCGTTTATTTATACGTCCGGCACTCAAGGTAGGATACAATGTATACGATGGTATTAAGAGCAGAGCTGATGAAAAGGTTGGCACAATGAAAGAATTAGTTCTACGTTTGGGATTAATTGCATTTGCGGTGGTATTAATAATTTGGATAGCAGTATTCATGTATGTAGCCTTCTATTATACGTATATGCCGGCTATTTCACATACAAGACCAGTTCACATGCAATTCAAGTAAGTAAGCATAATATTCAATTACAAAGCttaagttatttaaatatttaccagGTCTTGCTTGGATTCTACGACCCCATGTACATTCCCACACGCACATGTTTCGCTTACAAAGAAACAACAACTATTGATGGTTGGCCAAGCTTATCGTGTAGTGGTGCAGATTGAAATGCCAGAATCACCTCAGAATTTAGAGCTAGGTATGTTTATGGTTTGCGGCGAAATGCGCGACACCAATGCTCTACTACGTGGCCAATCCTGTCGCTCAGCTATGATGCGCTACCGCTCCCCACTTATACGTACAATTAGCACATGGGCACTCAGTCCATTGTTTGTGCTCGGATTAAAAGAAGAATACCAACGTGTGCCTGTAGAAGTATTTGCGAATTATTTAGAAGAGCGACAACACCCAATTACTGACGTCTACGTAGAAATTCAAtcacaaaaaatacaattttacacaGTTTCATTACATATTGTCGCTGATTTCACTGGGCTGAGATATATAATGTACAATTGGCCAATACTGTCAGCTGTAATTGgtaagatatatatattttttgaattaaatttggtCTGCCCACATAACTTACCATTTCAATTCTTTAACAGCAATAAGTACCAATTTGTTCTTCATTTTGGTGATATTCCTACTCAGTTGGTATCACTGGTCTGACACAACTTGGCTGCATAATTTGCGTAAAAAATACGGGCGCATAACTGAAACTTTACAAGGCAAAGCTAGTAAAGCTATTGAGTCAAAAAGCGGCTTTAGGGATGATGAGGATTTGAGCTTTCTGGATGACAAATCCAACGCCTCTGAAATAGAAGAGATTGGCGGTAGCAGTGACAGTCGGAGTAGTAGCAAGGAAGAATTGCTAGGCAGTAAACCACAAAGAAGAAATGAGGGACAGCAAGTGCACCAGCGTAGAATGCAAGAAGCATTTTAAGCCCTTGCTCCATTGAAGGTTATTGCATTAATTATGCagaatataatataacaatttgACTGACGCCTAATTTTGCTTTACTAttgttttaaatagttgtaaaatAGAGTTATTCGCATATGTGTatctgtatatttataaaaaatggatttatattcatatatgcaaagtaaaaattgtaacttgtttatttaaaaagaggTAAGATATACAACACCATTAAATATATGAGTTAAACAATTATATTCTTGATATAgttatttctcttttattacacattttctcttaatttttttgcaatcttACAATTGAACGGATGCTCTTTCCGGAGTGCATCAAATCAAACGCTTCGTTGATGGCTTCCAAATCCATAGTGTGCGTGATAAATTCATCAACTAACAATTCTTTACTCAAATATTCTTGTACCAATTTTGGCATATCTGAACCTTTATAACCGCCAAAAGCTGTACCCTTCCATGTCCGACCAGCAACTAACTGAAATGGACGTGTACTGATTTCTTGGCCACCAGCtgcaacaccaataacaacagATGTGCCCCAACCTTTGTGTGTCGCCTCCAAAGCAGCACGCATGGTGTTTACGTTTCCAATGCATTCAAAAGAGTAATCAAAACCACCGTCTAA contains the following coding sequences:
- the LOC105230942 gene encoding seipin — its product is MNFILRFIVFLLDPSGLGRRLFIRPALKVGYNVYDGIKSRADEKVGTMKELVLRLGLIAFAVVLIIWIAVFMYVAFYYTYMPAISHTRPVHMQFKSCLDSTTPCTFPHAHVSLTKKQQLLMVGQAYRVVVQIEMPESPQNLELGMFMVCGEMRDTNALLRGQSCRSAMMRYRSPLIRTISTWALSPLFVLGLKEEYQRVPVEVFANYLEERQHPITDVYVEIQSQKIQFYTVSLHIVADFTGLRYIMYNWPILSAVIAISTNLFFILVIFLLSWYHWSDTTWLHNLRKKYGRITETLQGKASKAIESKSGFRDDEDLSFLDDKSNASEIEEIGGSSDSRSSSKEELLGSKPQRRNEGQQVHQRRMQEAF